A region of the Candidatus Taylorbacteria bacterium genome:
CTCAAGATGACATTGCAAAAATAATCAAACTAATGGAACAGTTTCCAAAACAAAAATTTACTCTTGCACACCAATTTGATTCCGGCAATAAAGAATACGCGTCTTTTATTGAGAATGATCCAATCAGAAATTTCCTGCATTATCCGGCGGTGATGAAAGAACTAGGTGAGATACGAGGACAGCGAATTCTTGACATCGGCTGTGGTGAGGGTTTGTTTGATCGCAAGCTTGCAAAAGAATATGGGGGGAAAGTTGTCGGATACGATATTTCTCCAAACTTAATCTCAAAAGCTAAGGAGAAGGAGAAAGAAGAACCACTTGGAGTTGAATACCATCTTTCTGATCCGGAGCATTTTAGCTCTCCAGAACAGTTCGATAATGCAGTTGCCGTTATGGTTTTACCTTATTCGCCATCGCCAGAATATTTAAAAAAATTCTTTGTTTCTGCCGAGCAAAATCTTAAAAAAGATGGAAAATTTATTGCAGTTGTATTTAATCCTGAATTT
Encoded here:
- a CDS encoding class I SAM-dependent methyltransferase gives rise to the protein MEQFPKQKFTLAHQFDSGNKEYASFIENDPIRNFLHYPAVMKELGEIRGQRILDIGCGEGLFDRKLAKEYGGKVVGYDISPNLISKAKEKEKEEPLGVEYHLSDPEHFSSPEQFDNAVAVMVLPYSPSPEYLKKFFVSAEQNLKKDGKFIAVVFNPEFKEFDQKIGNRFFRASEEGKVNFDFLDLQTGEVKFNAMLAQFPKKNYEDAARESGLEIEWKKLFPIKEGINNLGEEFWKKLADRQPYALIVAKPEASDD